In one Arachis duranensis cultivar V14167 chromosome 9, aradu.V14167.gnm2.J7QH, whole genome shotgun sequence genomic region, the following are encoded:
- the LOC107465573 gene encoding uncharacterized protein LOC107465573, translating into MDLTQAGVARKLQLEELECLKNKAYENARIYKEKTKAFHDHHIQKKDFQEGDEVLLYNSRLRFMPGQLRSRWEGPFKVKEIKPYGVVELFDPKSEATFKVNGYRVKKYHGYKLPKELEVFLLADAPREGEP; encoded by the coding sequence ATTTGACCCAAGCAGGAGTGGCCAGAAAATTGCAGCTAGAGGAGCTCGAGTGTTTGAAGAATAAAGCGTATGAGAATGCCCGGATTTACAAGGAAAAGACTAAAGCATTCCATGACCATCACATCCAGAAGAAGGACTTCCAAGAAGGTGATGAGGTTCTCCTCTATAATTCGAGGCTTCGTTTCATGCCTGGCCAGCTCCGCTCTAGATGGGAAGGACCTTTCAAGGTGAAGGAGATAAAACCCTATGGAGTGGTGGAGTTGTTTGATCCTAAAAGTGAAGCAACTTTCAAGGTGAATGGATATAGAGTGAAGAAGTACCATGGCTACAAGCTCCCAAAAGAGCTAGAGGTGTTCCTATTGGCGGATGCACCTagagaaggagaaccttga